The nucleotide window caatgttaatttcatacaaagtggCAACAGAGTGCGCTATAACGCTGGCAACTCGTGGACAGCAGTCAGagctataaaaaaacaaaccgCGTTTTGTCCGTCTCGATTATGCGAACTCGAAGTAAAACCAAAACGTTTCATTCGAATAGAGACCGCTCTTGAAAACGAACCAAAGATCTGGGGCCCCCCAGGGGGGCGATAGAAACGTCAATCGAAGCTTAAATTACGTATGGAAATAGTCaggtgacttttcgtagcatccgtcgccgatatatttttttcttttcgtttagcGTTTGTCGACGTGCGATTGTCATCCCGCGGAGATACTCTACATCACCTAAGGCAGTATCCGTCAAAGGTTTCGAAGAGTCAGAAATAAtaagacagatagacagacttaAATAAGCACTTAGCATTTATTGACTATGCTAAAGCTTTTGATTCTCTATCCCACGAAAGCAAGCACTAGAGACCCAAAACATCCCGAAAACTTATATAAACATCCTGATGGACACATATAGCAAAAGTGTAAGCAGTGATAAAAATATGTAGAGGTGTGAAACAGGGAGACCCGCTGTCGCCTACAATCTTCATCCTCAAtcatcacgaaaatttgattctcgatcagatggcgccactaccgttggcctactctcgtatagagggcgttgaccgtttcgattgttatttaacaattttaacgcatatcagtgaaagaacatgggtcaaaatcataaaaataattaatgcaaataaaaaaaatcatttatccatatttaaatacattttatcgtatttttataaatctttatttttagttttagtgtgtcgatagatggcagtgaatttactgtggttacaaaatttactatgacaataccgctttataataatatatcctCCTTGATAATGTCAAACTTGGATATACAACTTCAATACAAAGGACAAAATACAGAAGGCCCAGCGTGCAATGGAGAGGAGTATCCTGAACATTAGGCTGAAGGACAGACAACGATCCCAAGACATACGCAAAAAAAACCAACGTCATTGATGCTCTTCAGCATATGAAAAGCCTGAAGTGGAAGTGGGTTGGTCACGTGGCAAGAATGACAGATGAAAAGTGGACACAACTTGCTACTACGTGGCCAGGACCAAGGGCTAAGAGAGGCCAAGGACGCCCTAAAGATGTTGGCTTAACGATACGTGTTATAAATGTGCCGGAGAAGACTGGATACAGTGGAAActgttggaggaggcctttacccgacAGGGGCCTTAATTACCTTTGATATAATAGGTATGCTATTTCCTTTTATTATGTATTAGATAAggctattattaattataataggtaAGAAGTGTAGGTGTTACCTTAAACTTAAGATAGTCTGAGACGGAGTGTCCGGGCTCGCCGCGCCGCCTCGCCGCGGGCCCGCCGCCCTCGACGCCGAGGATGTCGTGCAGCCGCCGCGTGCCCGCCGCGCGGTACTTCCTGAAACCACTGCACACCTTATTCTACTCATCCTGCTAGTGCCACCTACCGGTTTACGAAAAATCGTGTAAGTTCATATTGAGGTATTGGTACCGCAATAGTTCAATTACTGACGGACTGATCAACGCCGATCGGCACAGAACTATGAAACTTAGCGAACGTTTTAGCGGTGACGGACGGTCTGGTGCGACCGACTCTAAATGATAGTACTCGTAGCTTTGACGATTAACATTTGATGCAGATTAGTGCCCCAAACGGGCTACAATGATACAATAGATCACAACTTTAATTTACACTATTGGTTGATCTGTGTGAGATTGTGTTGCCAATGTAAAAGTGTCCAATAGTAAGGTGGTTTATTGTGACTTCTAACAATAATTATCTGAAGTTTCATAAACGGCAATGTATTTACTTTCTTCAATTTATTATAGTCCTAAAGattatatcatatttatatatattatatgcattgtattatgttttatctgcaaataaacgattgattgattcTAGATATATTATTTGTCACAGAAGTCGGGATTAAAACATACCTCCCATCTTTCCCGTTGACTTTCTTCAAAACATAACCGCCACCTTCTGACGCTGGTAGTTTGTCGAAGAATTTTCTGGTTTTATGAGCctgaaaaaatattatgaataatgtTATGTTAAATAATGGCCGTATAATTATAGGCGCCATGTCATAAATTATGCCCAGCAAGATCTCCGGTGATAAATAGAATATTGACTGAAtgtaatcgaacttaaactatcgtgagacatatttcaaaatatttagatcagtacggtccggagtgcacgacgtacaaccgccgcggacactcgtgcctgaggaaggattcccaaagaatccgaaacatgtcgccaaaatcgactaaaaataatagtgagtaataaaaaccgtactgatctaaatattttgactgaATGTATTGCTCTAACTTACCTGATCTAATAAGTGATCCGGCGGCATGCCTAGCACCTCAACGATCTTGTTCATCTGGTCAATCTCGTTGGCTCCGCTGAACAATGGTTCGCCCGTATGCATCTCCACCAGTATGCAACCCAGCGACCACATGTCTATCGCAAGGTCGTAAGGTATGCCCAGTAGGACCTCCGGTGATCGGTAGAACCTTGACTGGATGTATTGGTATATCTGGAATGttacgaatttatattaaagtaaAGAATACGATTTTTCACGTGTATATGTTACGGGCAACTTGATTAACCGGGCAGTATAAATAGAGACCGGTCATTATGAATAATGCCCAAGAGCGTCGGGAAAAATGGATAAATGTATTACTTTGGAACGTCCATATTAATGATACCCGACGGCCCGTGGTCCATTCAATAAATCAAGGTTTGAGATAGCTTGAATTTTTAACTTGGACCGGTCAGTATGAATACTTCCCTACTTCTAGCCGGGCAATGTGATAAATACGGTCGCGCTTTGGTGGAAGCAGTTTATTTATGTGGGGAgttgcaattctaacctaagGGTCATTCCAGGGTCAAACGACACCACAGATGATAAATtcaagaattcatttctgtttGCAATTCTAAAATAACCTAAATCCACTTTTCTGTAAGTAGTTCCTTTCTGTGCGGGGTTGCAGTTCTTACCTAAACTAAACCTACACTACAGCTCATCTGTTTTATTACATTGCCTAAGGTAGGGTCATTATTCATACTGACCGGTCAAAGTGATTCACTTGCAGTTTTAATTACATACACTTGATGAGGGCATTATGCATACAGACCGGTCATTATTCATAGTGACCGGACTTATCAAGTTGCCCGTAACATATACAGTTACACACTTCTGGTCAAatgtttataaattaatttttaggcTACTTATAAAAACGTAAGGCTGCGATCACTACTCATTTCATTAATATCTTCGTCATGAGAAAACTCTTTCGATTCCAAATCTTTAATAATTTCTACACATTTCGTCCATATTGCATTGAAATGAGCAATTTTGATAGGCATCGACACATATCAAGTCGATACAATAACCAAAAGCTTTATTATATATCATAACATATTGCGCATGTCTATGCTAatgttggataattttattatttcttgaaAAACTGTATAGATCCAGTTCTCAGTTCGCATTTACAAGTCACGCGTCGAATCAAAACAACACATTAATAGCCCTACTAAATGCATTAATATATTGCGTCACACGTTAGTGAATAACCTCTTTCGCAGTGCAAGAAACATTAACGTAGTCGAGACGCAGTATGCGATAACCTCAGAGTACAAGTACCGAATCACACGGCCCGTGTGTGATTTATCTTTGCAATTAGAATTAACTAGGAACAGTCTATAAATCGGGACTAGTTATTAGAAATGTGGTCGATGAGCGATATTGCATATTAAGCTTTACTTTAAGGCCATAAGGCCCATAAGACTTAAAAGTCAGTGTAGGCTGCATGACATATGCGAGCGTGAATAGAAGTGTTCAATGGAGGTTAAAGTCGATTTCGGCTTTAATTTTCGGGAACTGAAATAGATTGCATTCCAGATTTTCATTTTGTACTCTGGGTTCAGGTTGAAATGCTACTCTTTCTATAAATCACAATTAAGTTATCACTAATCTGTTAATGTACTCACCCTTTGGCCTAGTTGACACGAACTTCCGAAGTCTACTATCTTAATGGCTGACCTTTTAGGGTTGCATAATAGTATATTTTCGGGCTTAAGATCACAGTGAATTATGTTTAGttctgaaaataaaaacaagcttTAATTAGAAACTTACTTAAATGTATTTTGTAACTTAAAGTCGAAGTAAAGGACTTAAAGTTAATAGTCACAATAAGTGGCCTCTATAGCCTTGTTAGATAAAGGTTTTTATAAGCATTTATCTGTATGAACACAATCAATGGAGATTTGAGACAAGGATTGACTTCTCTTCAAGCTGGAGTCCAACCTTTTTGCATATCTTGCCAACAACGACAAAATTTCTACCACACAAATTGACCTTTCAGTCGCAGGTTGCCAACTTGCCGGTTTTTGATATTTTCATCAGCCTAAGCGGTGTATGTCACAATGTGAAACAGGGGTATGAATCATAGCTCCGTTTACTAGGTAATATATTATTCTTCCTATGTACGTTAGGGCAAATAAGAAAATGCTATAAATACGAAAACCAATATTTTGTGCTACACTTGAATCTCTGGCAACACCTGCCAAGACGCTTTAAAGTGCCTTGTCGAGTAGAAATTCGTGATTGTTTGATTTATCCCATTTCCGAGTTTTTACCGCATTGcatcataaattaaattattgagcTGACTCACCAGGTTGACTAAGGAAGAGTAGCGCTGTGCACAGCTGTTGCGCGAATTTCCGCGTGAGGTTGAGCGAGACGCCGCGAAAGTTGGTATTCCGCAGCAGGTCGTAGAGGTTGTACGAGAGTAGCTCGAATACTAGGCACAGGTGGTTCCGCCACATGAAGTGACGTTTCAGTTTTACTGGAAATTATAATAACATAGGTGTTAGTTTACCTAAAGGAAAGCGCTGGTGGCGTAGCTGTatgagcgtgcgacttgcaatccggaggttgcgggttcaagcaccggctcgtaccaatgagtttttcgaaacttcttatgtacgaaataccagtcgctttcggtgaaggaaaacatcgtgaggagaCCGGACTAATCCccataaggcctagtttcccctctggcttggaaggtcagatggcagtcgctttcataaGCACTAGTCCCCAcgtcaattcctgggattagttgccaagctgaccccaggctcgtttgagccgtggcaaaatgccgcgACAACGCGTagaagatgatgatgaggtgTTAGTTTACCTGCGTCATCAATTGTGGTAAATAGTATGCAGTAGTAGTATGTAGtatgtagtgtgtgtgtgtgtgtgtgtagtagtGTGGTGTGTGTAGTAGTGTGTGGTAGTGTAGTGTGgtgtgatgtatgtatgtatgtatatactttattagtagTTAGCGATGAAACTAAAcatgacattaaaattaactgtGATCAACTCTAGTCTACGTGGTATTCGAAGTCACAACTCTGCATTTAACTTGCTACAAACTGCCCGTTCGTCTTTCACAGCGAATTTTGAAAAGTTGATTAACCCTGAGTACATCCGTTAGCGCATGGCCAATATGATTATTAAATGTGTATTGATATTAAACAATAAACGTGAGCTTTTGAGACAACAAAATGTTTTATGAACTGGCGTGCACTACTTGGCAGCACAGAGAATTATGTCCAGGTACGTGTTTAAGCGCTTATGTTCCTGACAACCTTCTCTATAACTTGACATTTCtaagtatatataataatataattgtatcACACAAGGACTGCATTTCAAATAACGAAAAAcgtcaaaaaatatatttatttatagaatagTATCATCGTAGTTAGAGCCGGTTTCAATAATAAGTTTACATCTCCGTTTTTACATCTGAATTTCCGTAGTATTTAAAAATCCTTCATTAACACAAACATATTGTGCCGTTGTGTAGCAACTTTGTTTCTTACAGTTCACAAAGCTAGATTAGAAAAGaagttattattagtattatttcatGTGCGACTTAAATTCTTGATGGCCTGTTACAGTGCTACAAAATAAATCACAGTCCCGCCATTTAATCACTTTGCAGGGCGGGCGTATTTTATTGCCTTATCATGTGTGAATGCACCTCTAAAGAGCAAGAACCATTTACAATCAGCTTACAATAAACGTCTGTAGCGAGTAGCGAAGCTAAGCTTTAACGTTATTAACTAAAACAATGTTCTTGAGACATTGAGTACCTACTACTTCTTAGATTTTAGCTCATATACAAAAAGCTTCGTTGTTTTTATTGAGGGGGTGGGAAGTTAGAACACAGTAGATGAAAGTGAGCTTGTCAAATTCTTATACCTACTAAAACTTGAATTGATTAACAAATTTCAGCTGTTGAATCGTGGCAGCTGAAGAATTGGCGCACCCAAACACAAGTCAGAGGGAAaactagtagtagtagagtATAGTAAGTTTTatgtcatatcatatcaataCAAAAAGgggaaatattttaataactcacctatataatacttattttcaGCATCTGCTCTGTTCATCATTTCTAGTAACTTGACTTCTATTTGTGCCTGATTTAGGAAGGGTTTCTtattcttaattattttaatcgcTACTTGACACTGCTCCTCGTGATCATACGCTTTCACAACCtgaaacagaaaaataaatgtttgatgtagATAAATGTATCATTATCACAGCTGTTGCAAACTTTTCTTTCACAAACTCCTTTGGATTGAATCCGAGTTTACATACACAAATCCTAGCAGATTAGTCTCCTATTCTTATGACCACAGTGTACCTTAGATAAGTTCAGGTGGGCCAGAAGTTTGGATTTTATGGCTGCTGACGCAGTCGCGTTCTTTCTGCGagccatatatgtatgtaatgtcaTCTTGCATGGCGATGTATGTgtgtaagtgtaaggcctgagtggacactcgagttgagcgtgcagcgtggcggGCGTGCGGCgtacatgttaaacaaatgcaaacgtataagagcggccttagtgcacgctgctcaaatcacttgtgagcccgacgccacgctggacgccccgccgaacgctccgcttcgagcgtccactcaggccttacactaatcAGAACTTGAATGCGCTTTTTTTGAGAAAGATTACATTAAGTTGAATAGGACTCACCTGTCCAAAAGATCCCTTCCCTATGGGTGAGGAGATCTCATACCGGTCGAGGAACTTCTCGCCCTGTTTTATGATGTAGTCGTGGTTGTCATCGTCGTACCCGTCGTTGTACAACTTCCGCTCCTTCTTGTGCGAGCCGTCCTCGCCCAGGTACTGTTGCGCTCTCCGCTTCTTTTTCGCGTAGTATACCTGATGGCAACGAGAAATAATGGGTATGAATATAATGTACTAAATAGTGTTGAGTAGGTAGTAGAAGATTGTTTGTAAGTGTCCAGTCAAATTGTCCTAGTTTAGCGAGATAGGATAAATAGTCTCGTTTATAATGTATCGACTGTGCATAAAATAGGCTACTATGGAACTTGATTCCaatcatagagaaatataagtaaggaaatagtggtaactccatacatcagttttcttaccaaaacgcgagttatttcgtactcgacatctagcgtcaagtatcGGAAATTATCAGTTCTGCtagttgacaatagatgtcgcaaCGACCGAAacgtctaatgctcaacaattttcagctaatattatagcCGAATTagccggaactctattttcactCCTTCtgtttgtaatattagttgtaaactGTTTTAGCAGTACATTTTTCATCAGTAGCGACGACACTTgtgacatctattgtcaactaGCAGTACCTACTGATAATTTCCGCTACTTgtcgctagatgtcgactacgaaataacttgcgttttggtaagaaaactgatgtatggaatTACCACTCTTTCCTTACTTATATTTATCTATGATTCCAATCGACTTGCCTATTGACACAAATTTACCTTTTACCTTTTTGGAGTTGTTGCAGAAAAAGCAAACCAAGGAATAAGTATGCGGTTTGCCCAAAGGAAAGGTCAAATTTAGTAATTGTCTGGAGAATTCGTACAAGACAATCTACCTATGCCTATTACGAATGGAAGCAAGGTTTTCAGTTCTTGTAACATGTCATCACTCGGAAGGCGTATAGAACCTACTGTGTAATTAGTAGAGCTAATTATGTACCGGCCTCGAGTAAACTTCTAGATATCATCTACGGAACGATCACAAACGAAGAAGCCATTGTTGGCTCACAATCCGAGTAGGTTCGGAAATGTCCGAGCTTTTAAGAAAGATAAGTGACAAAAGGAAAATGTCGAAAAAGAACCCGTCGGCTGCACCGCAAACCTATTTACTGAAACACCTACTTTTACATGAAACACCTCTTTTACGGAATTAccttattttgacattttatggTCATATCCAGCAATAGGGATTTTCGActgtatttaatagttatttgttttacaagggggcaaagttgttgttaacctctcgtgctaatattgatacccgagaaAGCGAGATTCCAAAAtaggaatcttgagcgttgcgagggtttcaaggcacgagggttaaacaaattttgccaccgagagAAACAcaaacacaaggaaaatacaaactgaaaaatatcaaacaaaatcaaagcaaattgttattaaatatttatcattcaaaagtcaattctaccagccaacataaggaaacaactcaaaatttgcatttgattactttgccccacacgtggataaaatgcaactttctcatcagtttttgaacaatcaagagaaaACAATCCGTTTTTGAACAAACAATCAAGCAGCTGTTGTgctgaaaaaataaattatttcacgtCAGGCAAGAAATAAAGAGTAGGAAACTTGACCGTGGCGTTACTTGTTCTGTGTTTCATATAGGGTCCTTAGAGGCTAATCGGTCGGAAAAGAAACTGATTGGAACGTCAAGAGCCACACTTGATGCATCATTATTAGATGACTCTTTaagttaagtaggtaattaagttCCATTTCCTATTTACATGAACTTAATTTAGTTTCATCAAACGTATATCATTGAACTGCTATGATTATATAATacactttacagtacatatggttagagttttgaatgattcacggttagtttcactagacttatattgaccgggatatagaccgtgattaccttttgtattatttgtgagctcccgatatttcgacgcagttacatgcatcatgttcacgggtgactgaagatagcgggtgggtgtcaaagttgtgtagacagcgctctgtctaccctcattcttgcgcgtcggctgcgttcactttcaacgttaccaacggtcgcattcacacttgttggtccggttgcgttcacactcgttggtctgtccaaacacactacactcacggtgtcactacgcgtgtttgattcggatatcactggttttttacacaaacaatatcgggagctcacaaataatacaaaaggtaatcacggtctatatcccggtcaatataagtctagtacatatggtgctactttctcgcactagtgcgtaatagagaacttttcgtgcatatgtcgaaagtttaaaggccatatgtactgtaaaacgttgtacgatacacgtgcgaataggtaattcgcaactcgtgtcgatttaaaacactcctacggtcgtgttttaatttatcgccacttgtttcgaatttcctcttttccgcacttgtatcgtaaataactattatacactgatttaaactttcacgattccTACacattattcattcattcattcattcatttattcctttataaaacatagttttacatgtcaaatacaattaaattgtaaaacgggacttaatcgcgtatttaagttttaagatttaccgcCGACGTCTCGAGGActgcgttgtccccgtggtctcggagaagactggccaAAGTttacatcaacatcttctagccgcgAGAGtatttcgaactacccgcacttggtcttgtttatcagcttgaaagttttgcgcactagggaatGTTACTCAACGATTATATaatgttacataaaataaaatgaaaatgaatttcAGAATAGTTTTAAAGAATACCTAATAATTACGAGTATACCTATTAAGCACGTTAATATTTGGAATAGACATTTATGCTAGAAACGTTTGTCCTGTCACTCTACAATATAATAGATTACaaaaaagtcataataatatggAAATGACGGAGTAGCCGAGAGCGGGAATTCGGCTGACGGACGTTGACCCAAATACGCGTTTGACATTGATCGAAGACGCGTCGCGATATGCTTATATAATGATCCTACGCTCGCACCGCACGAATTTAGGTCTATGAAGTTCATTGCTACAGattgtttaaaatataaacaaatttataCGGTGTTACTGATTTGACCCTTAtaggtttaataatttaaacaattagGTAAGTTAAAATGACAAAACCATTGcatatgacatatttttttaccgttttaatttaatagtacattattgccgAGGCCGCGGGAAAGGGCAATCTGTGGATTAGTTTCGATATTAAGAAGACTAATCCAAGAATTCCTATTCGGCTATTCCTGCAGaggcatatatagtgcttttctccaaacatgcgaggaaataaggtaaaataatcattatttaagcaTCACTCAAACCGAACCTTCACATCAAAAACTATTtccctctttaattattttataaaagttaaaGGCACTTATTCTGCCATTCAGTACCATTCAATATTCGTTCATTCAATATTATTGTGAAATATAAACTGTATTTGCACGCATGAGAtccttaaaaaattataaaagactATATAGTCTTTGATTTTATTACGCAGAATTCGCACGATCATACACGACAGTCTTGTAAGAACGAGACATGTAAGGTCGATTATCTTAGTATCTCAATCTATCCTATAGATTGAAATGATAGCTGACCGAGTGACCGGGTCGTGTAGACACGGCCTGCGGCTATAATAATTGGCTGTTAGCATTTATCTTAGtggatacatattaaaaaaaaagtaaataacaaTACAGTAATATCTTCCCGACCGCTAAAATAGGACAATAATGGTTTGAATTTGACCATAAAGAAGAACTTCCCGTActatttttgctacaataaggtgaacgtttccgagcatattggagaaaaaGCTTTTGCTTATAACCACACTTTATAGTTTGTTACGTCACATGAACATTGACGTGCCTTCGCGTAATATGACCTATACTATCTGGCATTCACAATTGGCCAGTACGCAACATGGCAATAATTCATTGGCAATTGCATATCATTCACGGTGTGGCGGTGCGGAAGTGTCGCATATCGACGCGGCCAAACGATAACCCAAATTTCTGACTGCGACCTACATATTCCCTACAGTAAATTTTACAGGCGGGCGGCCGGCAACGGCGAGGCTTCGCTACATAGCTGCACACCTCACCGCTCCGGCTGACGCGTCTGTTGCCGGTGTTAACCCACTCGCGCAGACATGCCACGCGACGCGACAGACATTTTATTCATGTAACGATGTGAAAAGTATAGGGACTTCGTTGGCATCTTTGACGTTCGGTAGCGGCGTGTTAAGTTTCAAGAGAAACACTTTCGAAAGAGATACAATTTCAGCGTTACCGAAGTGTGGGGTGGGATGTTTGGCGAGATGTAAGCGGGGTGCGGAGGGATCATTTATCATATTTGGGAATCGTGGCCAGATTAGGAGACAAATCATCGCGGTCGCGATTGGTGAGTCAGGCCAGTGACCGCGGCACGTGGCCGCGAGATGAGCGCGTCGGGCCGGGGAGAGACGGCGCGCGGCGGCTGTCATTGATTTTCCCCGTTTTCCCCCTACCCCGAGCCTGTTCCCCTTCCCTTCGCGTCTCACCCACTTCCAGCGCCCGATAACGAGGTTAACGGGCGACGTGAGCGTCTCCTAAACTTTAATTATACCCGTACACCCGTCGTGCATGTTTAACCCGGCCTCTATTCAGCGTTTTGTTTGCTGCACACCTGATAGCGGGGCGTGATCCACTATTTCCGTACAGTTAACTATCTAATGAACGAAGCCGGAGCTCGGAGATGGGAACTCGGAGCGCAACTCGCGGCGCCAACTTGTGTTGCGATCGCTCCGGCCGAGCTCAAATCGAATGCACTAACAACGTCTCATCTCAACGCATAAGCGTACAACTCCAAGTGACATATTGTGCACtcagggtctctattgtttcccatatagttttaagtcataatgtattgtttgtccacattttcgttagtcataatttggtttttctccgaaacgcgtaacttttcaggattgccatataacaaacctaacctaacctatctataggattaCCTGAGGAAaaccctgaaaagttaacggcttcagaattatgactaatgattatatgacaatcattacattatgactttcaataattatttcacACAAAGGGACCCCGTGCACTCATTGTGCTCACAATGCGAAGCTCATGCAGTTTTTATGACGCGAGCTTTACAAAAGATGCTGAAAGTCACGTAAATTcaagtttatataaataaactacTACGTTTGCAAGAATGTGCTGCTGAGAGATATCAGATataattttaaagatttaagtgCCTGAATAAAATATGGTACATTTGACAAACGACCCGTGTCACTAGGAGTTATTCTTTGTAAACAAATAGGTAGAGACTGAAATAAAACATGTGAACGGCACGCTCTGTGAACTAGTTTCAGATAGAAACGCGTGGGCGTTGGGGCCTGTTCCCAGATAATTGCAAATCGCCTCTTATACAAGACGGAGCCAACAAATAGATAACTTCCTACGCTTTATCCGCTGCCTACACATAACTTTATAACAAACACTCGTTGGATTTAGCATTTTTAACAAGTTTATGATCGTAAAGGGCACCTTCCTAACTGAAGAATTAACTTCATTGGCTTAATCCGGATTGGTTCTTCAtctatatttattactttataatgAGGTTTACCCGGAAGGGTAAAGAACAAGAAAagctaaacaaacaaaaatgaaaTAAGTATTGTCACACTAATTAATGTATCGATCAATATAAAGCCAATATATCTTCCATATCGTATACAAATTACGTCACTAAATTTTAA belongs to Cydia strobilella chromosome 15, ilCydStro3.1, whole genome shotgun sequence and includes:
- the LOC134748024 gene encoding serine/threonine-protein kinase minibrain isoform X4, whose product is MAAWNRHHHFNMLMDENAKKLGVVGGGMPEAGERRHGPLYGRLVAEEQLASMSAPSDIQAMQARIPHHFRDPSTAPLRKLSVDLIKTYKHINEVYYAKKKRRAQQYLGEDGSHKKERKLYNDGYDDDNHDYIIKQGEKFLDRYEISSPIGKGSFGQVVKAYDHEEQCQVAIKIIKNKKPFLNQAQIEVKLLEMMNRADAENKYYIVKLKRHFMWRNHLCLVFELLSYNLYDLLRNTNFRGVSLNLTRKFAQQLCTALLFLSQPELNIIHCDLKPENILLCNPKRSAIKIVDFGSSCQLGQRIYQYIQSRFYRSPEVLLGIPYDLAIDMWSLGCILVEMHTGEPLFSGANEIDQMNKIVEVLGMPPDHLLDQAHKTRKFFDKLPASEGGGYVLKKVNGKDGSGFRKYRAAGTRRLHDILGVEGGGPAARRRGEPGHSVSDYLKFKDLILRMLEYDPKQRVTPYYALQHNFFKRTADEATNTQQAQHHQHVGVGVGVGGALVWGGPGVLPAERMDVERAPDDLHVPCRSPVAIH
- the LOC134748024 gene encoding serine/threonine-protein kinase minibrain isoform X3, producing MSVKLGSEFCEIGVVGGGMPEAGERRHGPLYGRLVAEEQLASMSAPSDIQVSATARPRAFCRYRIPAQAMQARIPHHFRDPSTAPLRKLSVDLIKTYKHINEVYYAKKKRRAQQYLGEDGSHKKERKLYNDGYDDDNHDYIIKQGEKFLDRYEISSPIGKGSFGQVVKAYDHEEQCQVAIKIIKNKKPFLNQAQIEVKLLEMMNRADAENKYYIVKLKRHFMWRNHLCLVFELLSYNLYDLLRNTNFRGVSLNLTRKFAQQLCTALLFLSQPELNIIHCDLKPENILLCNPKRSAIKIVDFGSSCQLGQRIYQYIQSRFYRSPEVLLGIPYDLAIDMWSLGCILVEMHTGEPLFSGANEIDQMNKIVEVLGMPPDHLLDQAHKTRKFFDKLPASEGGGYVLKKVNGKDGSGFRKYRAAGTRRLHDILGVEGGGPAARRRGEPGHSVSDYLKFKDLILRMLEYDPKQRVTPYYALQHNFFKRTADEATNTQQAQHHQHVGVGVGVGGALVWGGPGVLPAERMDVERAPDDLHVPCRSPVAIH
- the LOC134748024 gene encoding serine/threonine-protein kinase minibrain isoform X6, with the protein product MAAWNRHHHFNMLMDENAKKLGVVGGGMPEAGERRHGPLYGRLVAEEQLASMSAPSDIQVSATARPRAFCRYRIPAQAMQARIPHHFRDPSTAPLRKLSVDLIKTYKHINEVYYAKKKRRAQQYLGEDGSHKKERKLYNDGYDDDNHDYIIKQGEKFLDRYEISSPIGKGSFGQVVKAYDHEEQCQVAIKIIKNKKPFLNQAQIEVKLLEMMNRADAENKYYIVKLKRHFMWRNHLCLVFELLSYNLYDLLRNTNFRGVSLNLTRKFAQQLCTALLFLSQPELNIIHCDLKPENILLCNPKRSAIKIVDFGSSCQLGQRIYQYIQSRFYRSPEVLLGIPYDLAIDMWSLGCILVEMHTGEPLFSGANEIDQMNKIVEVLGMPPDHLLDQAHKTRKFFDKLPASEGGGYVLKKVNGKDGSGFRKYRAAGTRRLHDILGVEGGGPAARRRGEPGHSVSDYLKFKDLILRMLEYDPKQRVTPYYALQHNFFKRTADEATNTQQAQHHQHGIT
- the LOC134748024 gene encoding serine/threonine-protein kinase minibrain isoform X2, producing MAAWNRHHHFNMLMDENAKKLGVVGGGMPEAGERRHGPLYGRLVAEEQLASMSAPSDIQVSATARPRAFCRYRIPAQAMQARIPHHFRDPSTAPLRKLSVDLIKTYKHINEVYYAKKKRRAQQYLGEDGSHKKERKLYNDGYDDDNHDYIIKQGEKFLDRYEISSPIGKGSFGQVVKAYDHEEQCQVAIKIIKNKKPFLNQAQIEVKLLEMMNRADAENKYYIVKLKRHFMWRNHLCLVFELLSYNLYDLLRNTNFRGVSLNLTRKFAQQLCTALLFLSQPELNIIHCDLKPENILLCNPKRSAIKIVDFGSSCQLGQRIYQYIQSRFYRSPEVLLGIPYDLAIDMWSLGCILVEMHTGEPLFSGANEIDQMNKIVEVLGMPPDHLLDQAHKTRKFFDKLPASEGGGYVLKKVNGKDGRKYRAAGTRRLHDILGVEGGGPAARRRGEPGHSVSDYLKFKDLILRMLEYDPKQRVTPYYALQHNFFKRTADEATNTQQAQHHQHVGVGVGVGGALVWGGPGVLPAERMDVERAPDDLHVPCRSPVAIH